The proteins below are encoded in one region of Phycisphaerales bacterium AB-hyl4:
- a CDS encoding helix-turn-helix domain-containing protein: MPDIRRSTKKLNPEQIRKLKAQAEQIDREDAAAIKTQGRAIFAHHERLRDILHALVAERKRQGLSLTDLAERTGIAKSNLSRLENSDNTTPNLDTLERYARAVGKTLRVELTDAA; the protein is encoded by the coding sequence ATGCCCGACATCCGACGCTCGACCAAGAAGCTCAACCCCGAGCAAATCCGCAAGCTCAAGGCTCAAGCGGAGCAAATCGACCGTGAAGACGCCGCGGCCATCAAGACCCAGGGGCGGGCGATCTTTGCCCACCACGAGCGGCTCCGCGACATCCTGCACGCGCTCGTCGCCGAGCGCAAGCGGCAGGGCCTGAGCCTGACCGACTTGGCCGAACGCACCGGCATCGCCAAGTCCAACCTCAGTCGGCTTGAGAACAGCGACAACACGACCCCGAACCTCGACACGCTCGAACGCTACGCCCGCGCCGTCGGCAAGACCCTGCGGGTGGAGTTGACGGACGCGGCATAG
- a CDS encoding DUF262 domain-containing protein has product MPGKDIDFDKWGIGETIERNYLRVPVNQRSYAWHRENVDDLYADLRNAMNHGDPEYFLGTMVFIRCDDGTLEVADGQQRLATTIILYAALRDYLADDPSQRRLYESISQQFLSAYDMHSDSDRAKLKLNTSDDDYFYRRVILPPDHTDRMEKCESRKPSHLRIEEAAKFAARWVSQKITDETKPDRQIENIRSWITYLTKSAQVIVVIVPDAAKAFSIFETLNDRGLKLSQLDLLKNYLYATAAQKDRLDDIRSRWDEMVGTLEANGLEERSLDYVRQLWISFHGHVKADDIFSRIRNWAKTPGKVVEFGDMVSQNSAPYAAIINPSHPLWSKNQHTHATRDCIRILGESLRVDRIRPLLLSTLMTFDRKATEQTFRLCVAWTVRFLIVGGIGSGTIEQFYANAAQEIRSKKITTPKQLADQMKRHVPADREFEDQFARVTVSRNYTARYYLWALELATRGDKDPMLVNADDPDRFDLEHVMPQKPSGQWSISEEDHSQLVKRIGNLTILEKKINSDLKSDDFDVKQPAYAKSSIHLTRGLSDMTGWSKHEITARQTKLAALAPKIWTLNVRA; this is encoded by the coding sequence ATGCCGGGTAAGGACATCGATTTTGACAAGTGGGGAATCGGCGAAACGATCGAGCGCAACTATCTCCGGGTCCCCGTCAATCAGCGGTCCTACGCCTGGCACCGAGAGAACGTGGATGATCTTTACGCCGATCTCCGCAACGCCATGAACCATGGCGACCCTGAATACTTTCTTGGCACGATGGTTTTTATTCGTTGCGACGACGGCACCTTGGAAGTTGCCGATGGACAACAACGCCTTGCCACCACGATCATCCTGTACGCCGCCTTGCGAGACTACCTCGCCGACGATCCATCACAGCGCCGACTTTACGAATCCATTTCCCAGCAATTTCTTTCCGCCTACGACATGCATTCGGATAGTGATCGGGCAAAGCTCAAGTTGAACACCAGCGACGATGACTACTTTTACCGCCGCGTCATATTGCCGCCAGATCACACCGATCGCATGGAAAAATGCGAATCACGTAAACCTTCCCATCTCCGGATCGAAGAAGCGGCGAAGTTTGCCGCAAGATGGGTTAGTCAGAAAATCACTGATGAGACGAAACCGGACCGCCAAATTGAGAATATTCGTTCGTGGATCACTTACCTAACCAAGTCCGCCCAAGTGATCGTGGTAATCGTTCCAGATGCAGCAAAGGCGTTTTCCATTTTCGAAACGTTGAACGATCGTGGTCTGAAACTGTCTCAGTTGGATTTGCTTAAGAACTACCTCTACGCCACCGCTGCTCAAAAAGACCGTCTCGACGACATTCGTTCTCGGTGGGACGAAATGGTTGGTACACTTGAAGCGAACGGCTTGGAAGAACGTTCGCTCGACTATGTCCGTCAACTATGGATATCGTTCCACGGACATGTCAAGGCTGATGACATTTTCTCACGCATCCGAAATTGGGCGAAGACACCCGGCAAGGTTGTTGAGTTCGGCGACATGGTAAGTCAAAACTCTGCTCCGTATGCCGCCATCATCAATCCGTCTCATCCATTGTGGTCGAAGAATCAGCACACCCATGCGACACGCGACTGCATTCGTATTCTTGGGGAAAGTTTGCGGGTCGATCGCATTCGCCCGCTTTTGCTATCCACGTTGATGACATTTGACCGTAAAGCCACCGAACAGACTTTCCGCTTGTGCGTTGCGTGGACGGTGCGATTCCTAATTGTCGGCGGGATTGGAAGTGGCACCATTGAGCAGTTCTATGCGAATGCCGCCCAAGAGATTCGCAGTAAGAAGATAACAACACCGAAACAGCTAGCTGACCAGATGAAGCGGCATGTGCCAGCAGATCGAGAATTTGAAGATCAGTTTGCCCGCGTAACCGTCTCTCGAAACTACACCGCACGTTATTACCTGTGGGCGCTGGAACTTGCCACCCGGGGCGACAAAGACCCAATGCTCGTCAACGCGGACGATCCCGATCGATTCGACCTCGAACACGTTATGCCCCAAAAGCCGTCCGGACAATGGTCGATCTCAGAAGAAGATCACTCCCAGTTGGTCAAGCGAATCGGCAATCTCACAATCCTCGAAAAAAAGATAAACTCAGATTTGAAAAGTGACGACTTCGACGTAAAACAGCCTGCCTACGCGAAATCATCGATCCATCTCACCCGAGGCCTGTCCGATATGACCGGTTGGAGCAAGCACGAAATTACTGCGAGGCAGACCAAACTCGCGGCATTGG